Proteins from a genomic interval of Deltaproteobacteria bacterium:
- a CDS encoding NADH-quinone oxidoreductase subunit I: MSIFKNIFFIDFIKGLSLTLKYNASKSITMRYPDEEKWLPYQRFRGLHTLNRDAQGRELCVACELCAKACPTKCITVIPMEDNTGIGISDRIAKVYEINLVRCMFCGFCEDACPTTAIRMGRDYELACFSLDCALAVKERLLEPREMPQELEGGYVVKAMLEKTKEGLKVTADLTKKKRWW, translated from the coding sequence ATGAGCATTTTCAAAAACATATTTTTTATAGATTTTATAAAGGGGCTTTCCCTGACCCTTAAATATAATGCATCAAAGAGTATTACCATGCGTTATCCTGATGAGGAGAAATGGCTGCCTTATCAGAGGTTCAGGGGCCTTCATACATTGAACAGGGACGCGCAGGGAAGGGAGCTCTGTGTTGCGTGTGAGCTTTGCGCAAAGGCGTGCCCCACAAAGTGCATTACAGTTATTCCAATGGAAGACAATACAGGCATCGGCATATCTGACAGGATTGCAAAGGTTTATGAGATAAACCTTGTCCGGTGCATGTTCTGCGGCTTTTGCGAAGATGCCTGTCCTACAACCGCAATCAGGATGGGGCGGGATTATGAGCTTGCGTGTTTTTCTCTTGATTGCGCCCTTGCCGTAAAGGAAAGGCTTCTTGAGCCAAGGGAAATGCCTCAGGAACTTGAGGGCGGTTATGTGGTAAAGGCCATGCTTGAGAAGACTAAAGAGGGGCTTAAGGTTACGGCCGATTTAACAAAAAAGAAGAGATGGTGGTAG
- the nuoH gene encoding NADH-quinone oxidoreductase subunit NuoH — protein sequence MNTLIEVALIIIKVIVVSMILFGLPIPLTWIERKVAGHIQVRLGPFRVGPHGILQPIADSIKLMFKEDIVPEKADKWLFKIAPLLAMVPAFAVYAAIPFGDKMTIPFINKEVTLYISDMNVGILYVLAIGGISVYGIILGGWASNSKYAAMGGIRSAAQMISYEIALTFSCVAVVMISNSLSLLDIVNSQKGLWNIVYQPLGFIIFLIAGLAEINRIPFDLPEDEGTLAAGYHVEYSAMRFSFFMLTEYVALVTASVLAVILFFGGWNAPMFMPEIPIFWFVAKVAFFIYFFMWIRFTLPRYRYDQLMTIGWKILLPLSLVNILITGLFLL from the coding sequence ATCAACACGCTCATAGAAGTAGCTTTGATTATTATAAAGGTCATCGTAGTAAGTATGATCCTTTTCGGGCTTCCAATCCCTCTTACATGGATTGAGAGGAAGGTTGCAGGCCATATCCAGGTCCGGCTTGGGCCATTCAGGGTCGGGCCGCATGGCATACTGCAACCTATCGCAGACTCAATTAAACTTATGTTCAAAGAGGATATTGTGCCTGAGAAGGCTGATAAATGGCTCTTCAAGATTGCGCCCCTGCTTGCCATGGTGCCTGCATTCGCTGTTTATGCCGCCATACCTTTTGGCGATAAGATGACTATCCCGTTTATCAATAAAGAGGTTACACTCTATATCTCCGATATGAATGTAGGCATACTCTATGTGCTGGCTATCGGAGGGATCAGCGTATACGGCATCATCTTAGGCGGCTGGGCGTCCAACAGCAAATACGCTGCCATGGGAGGCATAAGGTCGGCTGCCCAGATGATAAGCTATGAGATAGCCCTGACATTTTCCTGTGTAGCCGTTGTGATGATTTCAAATTCCCTGAGCCTTCTGGATATAGTAAACAGCCAGAAGGGTTTATGGAATATTGTCTATCAGCCGCTTGGATTTATAATTTTCTTAATAGCAGGTCTTGCAGAGATAAACAGGATACCTTTTGACCTGCCGGAGGATGAAGGAACCCTGGCTGCAGGCTACCATGTGGAATACAGCGCGATGAGGTTTTCATTCTTCATGCTTACGGAATATGTGGCATTGGTGACTGCCTCTGTTCTGGCTGTAATACTTTTCTTTGGAGGCTGGAATGCGCCGATGTTTATGCCGGAGATACCGATTTTCTGGTTTGTCGCCAAGGTGGCATTCTTCATATACTTTTTCATGTGGATAAGATTTACCCTGCCGAGGTATCGTTACGACCAGCTTATGACCATCGGATGGAAGATTTTGCTGCCTCTCTCTTTGGTTAATATATTGATTACAGGATTATTTCTACTATGA
- a CDS encoding cyclic nucleotide-binding domain-containing protein, whose protein sequence is MVDPKILREMSFFSDLTDEELSAISKIIKKKNYKIGEAVFKENEDGTSMYIIRKGEVKACKAAPDGELMTLTLMKDGDMFGEMSFLDGRPRSATIISISNTEAFCIEKQDFEKLMDSHPRMIYKILKNIIFTIHTLVRGMNTRYVEMVNYMWGRRR, encoded by the coding sequence ATGGTTGACCCAAAGATTTTAAGAGAGATGTCGTTTTTTTCAGACCTTACTGATGAAGAACTAAGCGCCATATCAAAGATTATAAAAAAGAAAAACTATAAAATAGGCGAAGCTGTTTTTAAAGAAAATGAAGATGGAACTTCCATGTACATTATAAGGAAAGGTGAGGTAAAGGCATGCAAGGCCGCGCCGGACGGCGAGCTTATGACCCTTACACTTATGAAAGACGGGGATATGTTCGGCGAGATGAGTTTCCTTGACGGGAGACCCCGTTCTGCCACAATAATATCCATATCAAACACAGAGGCATTTTGCATTGAGAAACAGGATTTTGAAAAACTTATGGATTCACATCCAAGAATGATTTATAAGATACTTAAGAACATTATCTTTACTATTCACACCCTTGTCAGAGGAATGAATACCCGATATGTTGAGATGGTGAATTATATGTGGGGGAGGAGGAGGTAA
- the nuoG gene encoding NADH-quinone oxidoreductase subunit NuoG yields MATVKINGKEITVEDGTLILDAARQAGFEIPTFCYQARLSRLGSCRMCLVEIGGQKKLQPSCVTPVLHGMEVFTENQTVKSARASMLEFLLANHPLDCPTCDKGGECELQDFVFKSGPRHSAFGEKKRQFHDKDEILSPIIVKNHNRCIHCERCVRICDEVVGASALGGIGRGAKTQETSFWNTRLDCDHCGNCIEVCPVGSFMSLPYRYRSRPWDLKETDTVCPYCATGCQFTIGARDGEVLRVRSKIETGINKETLCARGRFGYHFIQSEKRLKSPMIKKNGVLQPVSWDEAVGVIKDRFGKADAKKIAGIASARLANEELYLFQKLMRNTFKTNNIDSGSRWADKATTTAMVDVCGLAGEGASIFDAMKADLILIMGSSISDENPITDYLIRTAAADKRKTLILAYPRRIKLDSSASISFKYRPGSEHILVSAITAAIEGKAVKAGFSDVPEADITMAAAKISTASNISVFAGTDFLRSVNGKDALLEIENMTKAIKSSGKNIRVMPLLDRCNQRGAWDMGVHPVFLPGYKTAAGAGMDCGEMLDASSKGGMDAVYILGEDVVSMYPDAGFARGALSKAGFIVVQDIFLTETAKMADVVLPGASYAEKDGTFTNQEGRVQRIRKAVQPVNGVRGDLDILCSIGGFGYKCAGDVFDEIKREAPGYKDISFDSLNNTGALVKGHGTEVQSSRPAPAGFKQGFKVQSSKTVETEDKEFPFWLITGNHLLHSGRLSQKADVLKQLLPEPFVEISGEDAMSLGVNDGDMVTVKGRHNTTRLKVRVKHGSVKGAAFIAENFEDIPVNLFFKEGEGIPRVKIIKQVEV; encoded by the coding sequence ATGGCAACTGTAAAGATAAATGGGAAAGAGATAACTGTAGAGGACGGCACTCTAATCCTTGATGCTGCCCGGCAGGCAGGGTTTGAGATACCGACCTTTTGCTATCAGGCAAGGCTTTCAAGGCTGGGTTCATGCAGGATGTGCCTTGTTGAGATAGGGGGGCAGAAAAAACTTCAGCCGTCCTGTGTAACGCCTGTACTCCACGGTATGGAGGTATTTACTGAAAACCAGACCGTTAAGTCCGCGCGCGCATCTATGCTGGAATTTCTGCTTGCAAACCATCCTCTTGACTGTCCTACATGCGACAAGGGCGGGGAGTGTGAATTGCAGGATTTTGTTTTTAAGTCAGGTCCGAGACATAGCGCCTTTGGTGAAAAGAAGAGACAGTTTCACGATAAGGACGAGATATTAAGCCCGATTATTGTAAAAAACCACAATCGCTGCATTCATTGCGAAAGGTGCGTGAGGATATGCGACGAGGTTGTCGGCGCATCAGCGCTCGGCGGGATCGGCAGGGGCGCCAAGACACAGGAAACCAGTTTTTGGAATACAAGGCTTGACTGCGACCACTGCGGCAACTGCATAGAGGTCTGCCCTGTCGGCTCATTCATGAGCCTGCCATACAGATACCGGTCAAGGCCGTGGGATTTAAAAGAAACAGATACAGTCTGTCCATACTGCGCAACAGGCTGCCAATTTACAATCGGCGCAAGGGATGGCGAGGTTTTAAGGGTAAGGAGCAAGATTGAAACCGGTATCAACAAGGAAACCCTTTGCGCAAGGGGGAGATTTGGCTATCACTTTATCCAGAGTGAAAAGAGGCTTAAGTCTCCAATGATTAAGAAAAATGGGGTGCTTCAGCCTGTTTCATGGGACGAAGCCGTTGGTGTAATAAAAGACAGGTTTGGAAAGGCTGACGCCAAAAAGATTGCCGGTATTGCGTCTGCAAGGCTTGCCAACGAAGAACTTTATCTGTTCCAGAAACTTATGAGGAACACATTCAAGACCAACAATATTGATTCAGGCAGCCGCTGGGCGGATAAGGCGACAACAACTGCAATGGTTGATGTGTGCGGTCTCGCAGGCGAAGGCGCTTCGATATTTGACGCAATGAAGGCGGATCTAATACTCATTATGGGGTCTTCAATATCAGATGAGAATCCAATAACAGATTATTTAATAAGGACTGCTGCTGCGGACAAACGGAAAACCCTTATACTTGCATACCCGCGAAGGATAAAGCTTGACAGTTCTGCGTCAATTTCGTTCAAATACAGGCCTGGAAGCGAACACATACTTGTTTCCGCCATAACCGCCGCCATAGAAGGAAAGGCTGTGAAGGCAGGTTTTTCAGATGTGCCGGAGGCAGATATTACGATGGCTGCTGCAAAGATTTCCACGGCTTCAAATATATCGGTGTTTGCAGGCACGGATTTCCTGAGGTCGGTAAATGGAAAGGATGCCTTGCTTGAAATAGAGAATATGACAAAGGCCATAAAATCCTCCGGCAAAAATATAAGGGTCATGCCTCTCCTTGACAGGTGCAACCAGAGAGGCGCATGGGATATGGGCGTGCATCCGGTATTTTTACCCGGCTATAAAACGGCAGCCGGGGCTGGCATGGACTGCGGTGAGATGCTTGATGCGTCTTCAAAAGGCGGGATGGATGCGGTTTATATACTTGGCGAAGATGTGGTTTCTATGTATCCTGACGCAGGGTTTGCAAGAGGCGCGCTTTCAAAGGCGGGCTTTATTGTCGTGCAGGACATATTCTTGACTGAGACCGCAAAAATGGCGGATGTTGTCCTGCCTGGCGCAAGTTATGCTGAAAAGGACGGGACATTTACAAATCAGGAAGGAAGGGTTCAGAGGATTAGAAAGGCGGTACAACCTGTTAATGGGGTAAGAGGGGATTTGGATATCTTATGCAGTATCGGCGGCTTTGGGTATAAATGCGCAGGAGATGTGTTTGATGAGATAAAAAGGGAAGCGCCGGGTTATAAGGATATATCATTTGATAGTTTAAATAATACAGGGGCGTTGGTAAAGGGACATGGGACAGAAGTTCAAAGTTCAAGGCCAGCCCCTGCAGGCTTTAAGCAGGGGTTCAAAGTTCAAAGTTCAAAGACAGTAGAAACTGAAGACAAGGAATTTCCATTTTGGTTGATAACCGGCAACCATCTTTTACATTCAGGGAGATTGTCGCAAAAGGCTGATGTATTGAAGCAATTGCTGCCGGAACCATTCGTTGAGATAAGCGGTGAAGATGCGATGTCGCTTGGTGTGAACGACGGTGATATGGTTACTGTCAAGGGACGGCATAATACCACGAGATTAAAGGTCAGGGTAAAGCATGGTTCAGTGAAAGGCGCAGCCTTTATTGCAGAAAATTTTGAAGATATCCCTGTAAATCTGTTTTTTAAAGAGGGCGAAGGGATACCGAGGGTGAAGATAATAAAGCAGGTTGAGGTTTAG
- the nuoF gene encoding NADH-quinone oxidoreductase subunit NuoF — translation MFEPVLLKNINTPDSHRIEVYLKNGGYQALPSALKLQTDALIQMIKDSGLRGRGGAGFSTGLKWSFITKDPTIPKYLCCNADEGEPGTFKDRAIIEKDPHELIEGMAIACYAIGAAAAYIYIRGEFAFGAKRLEQAISEAYKKGYLGKNILNSNFNCDIYVHKGAGAYICGEETALIESIEGKRGQPRIKPPFPAQVGLFAKPTVINNVETLACIPHIINKGPKWFASIGPEKSPGPKIFGVSGHVKKPGLYELPMGTPLREVVFTHAGGIRDGRKFKAAIPGGVSAPMLTEKDLDTSMDFDSMAAKGTMLGSAGVIVMDDTTCIVKVAMRTMGFFRHESCGKCTPCREGTDWTYKVLHRIEHGQGKDGDVELIETLCGNIFGRTFCPLGDGAVMALRGALKNFRDEFVYHVKNKRCMV, via the coding sequence ATGTTTGAACCTGTCCTCTTAAAAAACATAAACACACCTGATTCCCACAGGATAGAAGTGTATCTGAAAAACGGGGGTTATCAGGCGCTTCCATCCGCGCTTAAGCTCCAGACGGATGCGCTTATCCAGATGATAAAGGATTCGGGACTCAGGGGCCGCGGCGGGGCAGGTTTTTCTACAGGCCTCAAGTGGAGTTTTATTACAAAAGATCCCACCATACCAAAGTATCTCTGCTGTAACGCGGACGAGGGCGAGCCGGGGACATTCAAGGACAGGGCTATTATTGAAAAAGACCCGCATGAGCTTATTGAGGGTATGGCCATTGCGTGCTATGCCATTGGCGCCGCAGCGGCGTATATATATATCAGAGGCGAGTTTGCCTTTGGGGCAAAAAGACTTGAGCAGGCAATCTCTGAGGCATATAAAAAAGGCTATCTTGGTAAAAATATTTTGAATTCAAATTTTAACTGCGACATCTATGTGCATAAGGGCGCAGGCGCATATATATGCGGCGAAGAGACAGCGCTTATTGAATCAATAGAAGGGAAAAGAGGACAGCCGAGGATTAAGCCGCCTTTTCCTGCGCAGGTCGGTCTTTTTGCAAAGCCTACTGTTATAAATAATGTTGAGACCCTTGCATGCATCCCGCATATTATAAATAAAGGGCCGAAGTGGTTTGCATCCATCGGGCCAGAGAAAAGCCCCGGCCCAAAGATATTTGGTGTAAGCGGCCATGTTAAAAAACCGGGGCTTTATGAATTGCCGATGGGAACTCCATTAAGGGAGGTTGTTTTTACACATGCAGGCGGCATCAGAGACGGCAGAAAATTTAAGGCAGCAATACCAGGCGGGGTTTCCGCGCCAATGCTTACAGAAAAGGATCTGGATACGTCAATGGATTTTGACAGCATGGCTGCAAAAGGCACAATGCTTGGCTCTGCAGGCGTTATAGTGATGGATGATACAACCTGCATTGTAAAGGTTGCCATGAGGACTATGGGATTTTTCAGGCATGAATCCTGCGGAAAATGCACGCCGTGCAGGGAAGGCACAGACTGGACATACAAGGTTCTGCATAGGATTGAACATGGACAGGGTAAAGATGGCGATGTGGAACTTATTGAAACCCTTTGCGGAAACATATTCGGCAGGACATTTTGTCCGCTTGGAGATGGCGCAGTAATGGCGCTCCGCGGGGCTTTGAAGAATTTCAGGGATGAATTTGTGTATCATGTGAAGAACAAAAGGTGCATGGTATAA
- the nuoE gene encoding NADH-quinone oxidoreductase subunit NuoE — MLSTKTIENIKKAIDKYPRKRFASMDALMIAQEECGCLTEEVLKEVAHMLDMAPVQLNQVAAFYTMYNKKPVGKYHIQVCTNVPCSLLGAEHIAEFLSKKLGVKKGGTTPDKRFTLSEVECLGSCGTAPMMQINDDYYENLTEENIEEILKGLK, encoded by the coding sequence ATGTTATCAACCAAGACAATAGAAAACATTAAAAAGGCAATAGACAAGTATCCGAGGAAGAGGTTTGCATCGATGGATGCCCTTATGATAGCGCAGGAGGAGTGCGGCTGTCTTACAGAAGAGGTTTTGAAGGAAGTTGCCCACATGCTGGATATGGCGCCGGTTCAACTCAATCAGGTTGCGGCATTTTATACGATGTATAATAAGAAGCCTGTGGGCAAATATCATATACAGGTCTGCACAAATGTTCCATGCTCCCTTCTTGGCGCAGAGCATATTGCTGAATTTCTTTCAAAGAAGCTTGGCGTAAAAAAGGGAGGGACAACTCCCGATAAAAGATTTACCTTATCAGAGGTAGAATGCCTCGGTTCATGCGGCACAGCGCCAATGATGCAGATAAACGACGATTATTATGAGAATCTTACAGAGGAAAATATTGAGGAGATTTTGAAAGGATTAAAATAG
- the nuoD gene encoding NADH dehydrogenase (quinone) subunit D produces the protein MANNEEIATKEITLSMGPQHPSTHGVLHMLLDMKGEKVIRAYPDIGYLHRGTEKIAENLLYHQFVPYTDRLEYWSAMGNNLAYVMAVEKLLGIEVPERAKYIRVITAELSRITGHLTCIGAWALDLGAMTVLLYAFREREMVLDLFEMICGARVTHNYLRIGGVRYDLQPLFKEKCLEFAEFFPKKIDEYEQLLTNNRIWLKRNKGVGVISAEDAINLGLTGPILRSTGVKWDIRKDEPYLVYDRLDFDVPIGENGDCFDRYVLRIEEMRQAARIIKQALLQMPDGKSSVDMPDVVLPPRRDIETNMEALIHHFKIVSHGFKAPKGEVYASVEAPKGELGFYILSDGSERPFRVKIRAPSFVNLQAIDHLCKDCYLADVVAIVSSLDPVFGEADK, from the coding sequence ATGGCAAACAACGAAGAAATAGCAACAAAAGAAATAACATTAAGTATGGGGCCGCAGCACCCGTCCACCCACGGTGTCCTTCATATGCTTCTGGATATGAAAGGCGAAAAGGTTATCAGGGCATATCCTGATATAGGCTACCTGCACAGGGGCACCGAGAAGATTGCGGAAAACCTGCTGTATCATCAGTTTGTTCCGTATACGGACAGGCTGGAATATTGGTCTGCAATGGGCAATAACTTAGCCTATGTAATGGCTGTTGAAAAGCTTCTTGGCATCGAAGTTCCTGAGCGGGCAAAATATATAAGAGTAATAACAGCTGAACTTTCACGTATTACAGGGCATCTTACATGCATCGGAGCATGGGCGCTTGATCTCGGCGCGATGACAGTACTGCTTTATGCTTTCAGAGAAAGGGAGATGGTGCTTGATTTGTTTGAGATGATATGCGGGGCAAGGGTTACGCACAATTATTTGCGAATCGGAGGAGTGAGGTACGACCTCCAGCCTTTGTTTAAAGAGAAGTGTCTTGAATTTGCCGAGTTTTTTCCAAAGAAGATAGACGAATATGAACAGCTTTTAACTAATAACAGGATTTGGCTTAAGAGGAACAAAGGGGTTGGGGTAATTTCAGCAGAAGATGCTATAAATCTTGGATTGACCGGGCCGATACTGCGCAGTACAGGCGTCAAATGGGATATTAGAAAAGATGAGCCATATCTTGTTTATGACAGGTTAGATTTTGATGTGCCAATTGGTGAAAATGGAGACTGCTTTGATAGGTATGTTCTCCGCATTGAAGAAATGAGGCAAGCGGCAAGAATAATAAAGCAAGCTCTTTTACAGATGCCAGATGGCAAGTCATCCGTTGATATGCCGGATGTGGTTCTGCCTCCACGAAGGGATATAGAAACTAATATGGAGGCGCTAATACATCATTTTAAAATTGTTTCTCATGGCTTCAAGGCGCCAAAGGGCGAGGTTTATGCCAGTGTTGAAGCGCCAAAAGGTGAGTTGGGGTTCTACATCCTAAGTGATGGATCTGAAAGACCATTTAGGGTAAAGATACGGGCGCCCTCCTTTGTAAATCTGCAAGCTATAGACCATCTGTGCAAAGACTGTTATCTTGCAGATGTTGTGGCAATAGTTTCAAGCCTTGATCCGGTATTTGGAGAGGCGGATAAGTAA
- a CDS encoding NADH-quinone oxidoreductase subunit C: MTIAPDSILIKNIKERFGPSILDTIIFRDEVTHLIRKDSLLEICGFLKMDSELQFNFLSDIAAVDYFPQRPRFEVVYHLYSIPKKHRLGLKVKVEDGEVVPSVTSLWNSADWAEREAYDMFGIIFEGHPNLKRIYMPDDWEGFPLRKDYPLKGYKDQYNPYGEEK, translated from the coding sequence ATGACAATCGCTCCTGATTCAATCCTTATAAAAAATATAAAAGAAAGATTTGGCCCGTCTATCCTTGACACCATCATATTCAGGGATGAAGTAACCCACTTAATCAGGAAAGACAGCTTATTAGAGATATGCGGATTCCTGAAAATGGATTCTGAACTTCAATTCAATTTTCTTTCAGATATTGCAGCCGTTGATTATTTTCCCCAAAGGCCGAGATTTGAGGTTGTATATCACCTTTATTCAATCCCCAAAAAACACAGATTAGGGCTAAAGGTTAAGGTAGAAGATGGCGAGGTTGTCCCTTCTGTTACCTCTCTCTGGAATAGCGCGGATTGGGCAGAGCGGGAGGCATACGACATGTTCGGAATTATATTTGAAGGGCATCCGAATCTTAAGAGGATATATATGCCTGATGACTGGGAGGGGTTTCCCCTGCGAAAGGACTATCCTTTAAAGGGATATAAAGACCAGTATAATCCGTATGGGGAAGAAAAGTAG
- the nuoB gene encoding NADH-quinone oxidoreductase subunit NuoB has translation MGIIKSPLEGVVQFTTLDDIVELTGRTAAALAKTTGVDVVVDSVVNWGRRSALWPMTFGLACCAIEMIAAGCSRYDTDRLGIVFRPSPRQSDVIIIAGTMTKKIAPAVKRVYDQMAEPRWVIAQGGCASAGGPYNTYSVVQGTDLVIPVDVYIPGCPPRPEALLYGFLQLQEKIKKEMPSIFARYEVKA, from the coding sequence ATGGGTATAATAAAAAGTCCATTAGAAGGGGTTGTGCAGTTTACAACCCTTGATGATATTGTAGAGTTGACAGGCAGGACAGCAGCCGCTCTGGCAAAGACTACAGGGGTTGATGTTGTTGTTGACAGTGTTGTCAACTGGGGGAGAAGGTCTGCCCTCTGGCCCATGACATTCGGCCTTGCGTGCTGCGCAATAGAGATGATTGCGGCAGGCTGCTCCCGCTATGACACAGACAGGCTTGGCATAGTTTTCAGGCCTTCTCCAAGGCAGAGTGACGTCATTATCATTGCAGGCACCATGACAAAAAAAATTGCGCCTGCTGTTAAAAGGGTGTACGACCAGATGGCGGAGCCGAGGTGGGTTATTGCCCAGGGAGGCTGCGCATCGGCAGGCGGGCCTTATAATACATATTCGGTCGTTCAGGGCACAGACCTTGTTATACCTGTGGATGTTTATATCCCAGGTTGTCCGCCAAGGCCTGAGGCGCTTTTATACGGATTTTTACAGTTGCAGGAAAAGATAAAAAAAGAGATGCCGTCAATATTTGCAAGATATGAGGTAAAGGCATAA
- a CDS encoding NADH-quinone oxidoreductase subunit A, translating into MLLSYLPVLVIVGFVVFLASAILFINHLLSPKNPYKDKLSPWECGMEPIGDDANAGHFKVHFFIIAILFIVFDAETLYLFSWAVVLKELGVAAFVEMFIFIAILLVGLIYAWAKGALEWV; encoded by the coding sequence ATGCTCTTATCTTATCTTCCTGTCCTGGTAATTGTTGGTTTTGTTGTTTTTCTTGCCTCTGCTATTCTATTTATAAATCACCTTTTAAGTCCAAAAAATCCTTATAAAGATAAACTATCGCCGTGGGAATGCGGCATGGAGCCTATTGGCGATGACGCCAACGCAGGTCATTTTAAGGTTCACTTTTTTATTATAGCAATCCTGTTTATAGTCTTTGATGCAGAGACCCTGTATTTATTTTCGTGGGCGGTTGTTCTTAAAGAACTTGGGGTGGCCGCATTCGTGGAGATGTTTATATTTATAGCCATCTTGCTTGTTGGCCTCATATACGCATGGGCAAAGGGGGCGCTGGAATGGGTATAA
- the wrbA gene encoding NAD(P)H:quinone oxidoreductase, with protein sequence MKILIVYYSMYGHIYRMAEAVAEGVKEVNGAKVEMRRVPETLPEDALKKMGAIEAQKSFVHIPVCTVDELSSADAIIFGTPTRFGNMCGQMRQFLDATGQLWLNGALVGKVGSVFTSSATQHGGQESTILSFHTTLLHQGMVIVGLPYTFQGQMRIDEITGGSPYGASTIAGGKGERMPSENELAGARFQGKHVATIASKLAK encoded by the coding sequence ATGAAAATCTTAATTGTTTACTATTCCATGTATGGGCATATATATCGTATGGCAGAGGCTGTTGCAGAGGGGGTTAAGGAAGTCAATGGCGCAAAGGTAGAGATGCGCCGTGTGCCGGAAACACTGCCGGAAGATGCGCTTAAAAAAATGGGGGCAATAGAGGCTCAAAAAAGCTTTGTGCATATTCCTGTATGTACTGTAGATGAGCTATCTTCCGCTGATGCGATCATCTTTGGCACGCCGACGCGGTTTGGAAATATGTGCGGGCAGATGCGCCAGTTTCTTGATGCTACAGGCCAGCTCTGGTTAAATGGCGCGCTTGTCGGCAAGGTTGGGAGTGTATTTACAAGTTCCGCTACACAGCACGGCGGCCAGGAATCTACCATCCTCAGTTTCCATACTACACTCCTCCATCAGGGGATGGTTATTGTGGGTTTGCCATATACCTTTCAGGGCCAGATGCGCATAGATGAGATTACCGGCGGTTCTCCCTACGGCGCCTCTACGATTGCCGGGGGGAAGGGGGAGCGGATGCCAAGCGAGAATGAACTGGCAGGAGCTCGGTTTCAGGGAAAACATGTTGCAACAATAGCCTCCAAACTTGCTAAATAG
- a CDS encoding HEAT repeat domain-containing protein: MDKRKEALVRSLKDTDEAVRKLAAEALEKVETRDRMENIEKLINQGEKVEKLRAVYALGRLKGQKVIQLLLKAVKDPIEDVRAASIRALGSMGDARLISPLTECLSDNSPVIKRAAIEALGDFRDPRLTDSIMLMLKNDDSGVVERAIDALGKIGDKKAEDALIYFAVKGSGNIKANAIKALGEIES; encoded by the coding sequence ATGGATAAGAGGAAAGAGGCGCTGGTTAGGTCTTTAAAAGACACTGATGAGGCTGTAAGAAAGCTGGCAGCAGAGGCTCTGGAAAAGGTTGAGACCAGAGATCGGATGGAGAATATCGAAAAACTTATAAACCAGGGCGAAAAGGTGGAAAAGCTCCGCGCTGTTTATGCCCTCGGAAGGCTTAAGGGCCAAAAGGTAATCCAACTGCTCCTTAAGGCCGTTAAAGACCCGATTGAGGATGTGAGGGCTGCATCAATAAGGGCTCTTGGCAGTATGGGGGATGCCAGGTTAATTTCTCCGTTGACAGAGTGCCTTTCAGACAACAGCCCTGTCATAAAAAGGGCTGCAATAGAGGCGCTTGGAGATTTCAGGGATCCCAGATTGACGGATTCCATTATGTTGATGCTTAAGAACGATGACAGCGGTGTTGTGGAAAGGGCAATAGATGCGCTTGGGAAAATCGGCGACAAAAAGGCAGAAGATGCCCTGATATATTTTGCTGTAAAAGGCTCCGGTAACATCAAGGCCAATGCTATAAAGGCCCTCGGGGAAATAGAATCTTAA
- a CDS encoding acylphosphatase, giving the protein MAKVRAHLIIEGIVQGVFFRAHTKEQADRNSIHGWVRNRPDGTVEAVFEEDEEPVKKLIEWCHNGPPEAVVKNVKTDWETYKGEFKNFIVIHGV; this is encoded by the coding sequence ATGGCAAAGGTCAGGGCGCATCTCATCATAGAAGGCATTGTGCAGGGCGTCTTCTTCAGGGCACACACAAAGGAACAGGCAGACAGAAATTCTATACACGGCTGGGTCAGAAACAGGCCTGACGGCACAGTAGAGGCTGTTTTTGAAGAAGATGAAGAGCCTGTAAAAAAACTTATTGAGTGGTGTCATAACGGCCCTCCTGAGGCCGTGGTTAAAAATGTAAAGACAGATTGGGAAACATATAAAGGTGAGTTTAAAAATTTTATAGTGATCCATGGGGTGTAG